GAAGATTGAGTGTGACTACTCCGATCGAGCCTGTCAGCGGGTTGGCACCAAAAAGACCTCCACCGCGGGCTACGAGCTTCCTCGTGTCCAGCCTGAGGCGGCAACACATGCTCCGTGCGTCATTTGGATCCATGTCCGAATTGACGAAATTGGAGAAATAGGGGATGCCATATTTTGCCGTGGCTTCCCACAGATAATCGAGTTTTACGCAGTTCCAGTCAAACTCTTTGGTGATATTGTAGGTTGGAATCGGGAAAGTGAATACCCTACCCTTGGCGTCGCCTTCGATCATCACTTCCAGAAATGCCTTGTTCAGTAGGTCCATTTCATCCTGAAACTCGCCATAGTTCTTGTTTTGAGGCTCACCTCCAATGATTACCGGCTGGTCTTTATACAGGTTGGGTGCTTGAAGATCCATGGTGATATTTGTAAATGGAGTCTGGAATCCCACGCGGGTGGGCACATTGATGTTAAAGACAAATTCCTGCAAAGCCTGTTTCACTTCGGAATAACCGAGCTTGTCATAATGGATGAAAGGCGCCAGCAGCGTATCGAAACTGGAAAATGCCTGCGCGCCCGCGGCTTCGCCCTGAAGTGTGTAAAAGAAATTTACGATCTGTCCCAAAGCGCTGCGAAAATGCCTTGCCGGAGAGCTTTCCACCTTGCCCTCGGCACCGCAAAATCCTTTCAATAGCAGATCCATCAGATCCCAGCCGACGCAATAGACGGAAAGCTGTCCCAGATCGTGAATGTGGACATCGCCCTCGACGTGTGCCCGACGGATCTCCGGAGGATAGATCTTGTTCAGCCAGTAGGTCTTGCTCACTTCCGAAGCGATATAGTTATTCAAACCCTGTAGGGAATATGCCATGTTCGAGTTTTCGTTCACCTGCCAATCGATCTTTTCCAGATACTGATCGATCAGGTTCACTCCCGCTGTGGAAACCAGCTCGCGAATGCGCGTATGCTGATCCCGATATATGATATATGCCTTGGCGGTTTTCTTGTAGGGAGAGGCAAGCAAAACCTCCTCGACGATATCCTGAATTTTTTCCACTTCGGGGATATCGCTGTTGAGCACCTGCATGGCAAGATTGACCACGCGAAGTGTCAAAACTTCCGCTATGTCCTCGCCAAATTCCCCAGACGCTTCTCCAGCTTTCCTGATCGCTTTCGCGATTTTCAGCTTGTCAAAAGACACGATATTGCCGTTGCGCTTTCGGATCATCGAAAACATCCAAACCTCCCTTGAACCTCATATCTATATGTTATTATTATTTATATATCTTGCAAGCGCGCATCCCACTTTATGACTTTTCAATTCGCGTCTGCGAGTTGCATTGAAATAAGAACTTATGATTTTTGTCAAGCTCTAATCATGTCTTTTTTTGCAAATGTACAATCTTGATGCGGAACTTTGTCAACGGCGCTTTCTCTAAGCTGTATTAACCGGAGGTTTTGGCGATTTTGGCAGGATGAAAAAACGGTACAATTCCCGAACCAATTTATTCGCTTGGAACCCCAAGCATGCAATGGATTGGATTTTTTAATTTGAAAACCAAGCATGCAATGAATTAGTTTTTGGCTTCGATAAGCCCTCTCAAGTCTTTAGCCTTAGATAGCTAAAAATGACATAATGCAGGCGTGGACTATCGTCTCGAGAGCAGTTTTTTCTGTCGTGTGGACATTTCGGAGTAACTGAGCCATGTGTTTCGCCTAATGAGAGCCATGCTCTCGGAAAATAGAGCCACTCAATTCGCTGATCAGAGCCAGTATGGCTTATACTATTAGATAGCAATCAGTTGTGCCATATTGTAGATGGATTATCCATGAACTGCAACCAAGTTCGCGGGGGCGGCTGCGAAGTGAGGACGTAGTCCGAACGAAGCAGCCGCCCCCGCGAAGCGATCGATTTACTCAGGACTATGTTATTCTATCTTTTTAAGCCCTCTGCGTTCTCTCATTGACACTTTTCCATCGATAAATATCTGGTATGAATCGTGAATGATCCGGTCCAGGATGGCGTCTGCAAGAGTTTCTTGACCGATCTTCTCATGCCATCCTCCGGGTCTGAATTGTGAGCAGAAGATAGTAGATGCATATTGATACCTCGCTTCAACTATCTCCAGCAGATCCCTTGCTTCTTGTTCTCTGAGTGGAGTTAGTAACCATTCATCGAGTATCAGGAGTCTAACTTGTTTATACTGTCTGATCGTTTTCTGGAACGTCCCTTCTCCTCTGGCTATGGCAAGTTCATCCCAGAGCTCTGGAAGGCGGACATACTTGACAGGATAGTATTGTTTGCATGCGGCTATGCCAAAGGCACAGGCCAACCAGGACTTTCCATTTCCGGATGCTCCCATGATGATGATATTACGATTATCCACCATATAGGAGCAAGATGACAGTCGGAGGATCTCAGAGCGATCAAGCTTTCTGTCATCGTGATAATCTACATCTGCTAATACCAATTCGCTTTCATATATCCAAATTCATCCACTTAAAATAGGTCAGTCTTGAAACCATATCTTTGTTGTTGTCCAGGTATTCAAAGCTATCAATCAGGGCATTCTGTACTTCATCCATTGACCCGTAGGCCGTGTTTCTGAATTTGTAGTCTCTGATGGCAGCCCATAGGTGTTCGGTAGGATTCAATTCTGGACTGTAAGGAGGAAGAAAGATATTGCGAACATTGTCAAAGCTCTTGAGGTAATTTGTTGTGTGCCATCCTGCCTTATCCATGATAACGATGTTACGATAATTCTTGTATTCCATGGAGAATTGTTCCATGAAAAGAGACATGATCTCAGTATCACAGTTGGGAGCAAGGATCGAGAAGACGTCACCGGTAACCGGGTTTACTGCAGAATAAGCATAGATATATTGTCTGACTATCTGCTTCGAAACAGACGGACGCTGTCCTTGCGGAGCCCAGCAGGCAACGGGAATGTTGATCCTGCCAAAGCGTGCTTCGTCCTGAAAGAATATCTGAATCGGTCGTATATCGTTCTTATCAAAGCTTAGCGCAGCGGCTGCCAGGTATTCCGGGAGTTTTTTTTAAACTCGGCCTGCTTTTCAGGATCTTGCTTAGGATGCTTAGGTCTTGGTACTACTCTTCTCCAGCCGTGGCGATGCAGTAAATCGTATGGGAAGTCTTTAGAAACAGTATGCCCAATTTTAGACTCAATCTCCGCCTTAATCGTTTTTACAACTACTATCAGCCCTTTATCTGCTCGCTTACTGATCTCTCTAAGCAGTTCTTCCTCTTCTTCCCAACTGAGAAACGAAGTCCGGTTTCCACCTCGCTTCTGACTGTAAA
The sequence above is drawn from the Candidatus Cloacimonadaceae bacterium genome and encodes:
- a CDS encoding IS630 family transposase, whose translation is MRPIQIFFQDEARFGRINIPVACWAPQGQRPSVSKQIVRQYIYAYSAVNPVTGDVFSILAPNCDTEIMSLFMEQFSMEYKNYRNIVIMDKAGWHTTNYLKSFDNVRNIFLPPYSPELNPTEHLWAAIRDYKFRNTAYGSMDEVQNALIDSFEYLDNNKDMVSRLTYFKWMNLDI
- a CDS encoding ATP-binding protein: MVLADVDYHDDRKLDRSEILRLSSCSYMVDNRNIIIMGASGNGKSWLACAFGIAACKQYYPVKYVRLPELWDELAIARGEGTFQKTIRQYKQVRLLILDEWLLTPLREQEARDLLEIVEARYQYASTIFCSQFRPGGWHEKIGQETLADAILDRIIHDSYQIFIDGKVSMRERRGLKKIE
- a CDS encoding winged helix-turn-helix domain-containing protein; translation: RWQALYLAKSKALSAKELADMIGVSVYTINKWVYNYNRIGEESVYSQKRGGNRTSFLSWEEEEELLREISKRADKGLIVVVKTIKAEIESKIGHTVSKDFPYDLLHRHGWRRVVPRPKHPKQDPEKQAEFKKNSRNTWQPLR
- a CDS encoding ribonucleoside triphosphate reductase, which translates into the protein MFSMIRKRNGNIVSFDKLKIAKAIRKAGEASGEFGEDIAEVLTLRVVNLAMQVLNSDIPEVEKIQDIVEEVLLASPYKKTAKAYIIYRDQHTRIRELVSTAGVNLIDQYLEKIDWQVNENSNMAYSLQGLNNYIASEVSKTYWLNKIYPPEIRRAHVEGDVHIHDLGQLSVYCVGWDLMDLLLKGFCGAEGKVESSPARHFRSALGQIVNFFYTLQGEAAGAQAFSSFDTLLAPFIHYDKLGYSEVKQALQEFVFNINVPTRVGFQTPFTNITMDLQAPNLYKDQPVIIGGEPQNKNYGEFQDEMDLLNKAFLEVMIEGDAKGRVFTFPIPTYNITKEFDWNCVKLDYLWEATAKYGIPYFSNFVNSDMDPNDARSMCCRLRLDTRKLVARGGGLFGANPLTGSIGVVTLNLPRLGYLAKNEEDFFDRLEALLMIGKNSLEIKRKILETYTNSGLYPYTKFYLKSISDRFQEYWKNHFSTIGIIGMNEAIVNFLGKNLGSPEGRSFAIRVMDYLRQRLIDIQEETRNNYNLEATPAEGTSYRLAILDKKYHPDIISANSKGDTPFYTNSTQLPVNFSDDIFEVLDLQDELQTKYTGGTVLHIFGGERIEHGRSIKQLVQIICNKYRLPYFTFSPTFSICPQHGYLIGEQELCPTCHKRTEVFSRIVGYLRPVSQWNEGKKAEFKLRTTFDTLKQIDHLPTGTQLSMGSQP